The following proteins come from a genomic window of Crassostrea angulata isolate pt1a10 chromosome 1, ASM2561291v2, whole genome shotgun sequence:
- the LOC128172723 gene encoding uncharacterized protein LOC128172723: MDEIADELSPDNELHQRINQEMLAIQCSDILFDAVENHIECIWKTIEKLKREKKRPTVIVDTLVDDNIKNLTENVLCLLFKHKEKLVTLAGPSSQNVRNFLSIVWVGTDSSARLCHQFVCSSIFVQNTSQLLDFLNNTTTSDVVQFVIKFILGCWHNCLRHVTSAAVIHFKEFKLANIIQNTIEKFNDQQMILAKGIIVLSYLLTDDQKNDKILENKVVGFIVQILKQASISEDGLSRRHGMSVLEVLRGIHNLSINDNNKEQIVTSGALPILVEIMKKRRETGEVLETLMIIWRLSFLNQIFSKIISEPDLINAIESLKFDTDERIRHSATGALWEIKQRNSKMPIPFGDCRPHVMISYQWDSQSTMLKVKESLKEAGFKVWMDVENISGSTLEAMSLAIENAAVVLIGMSKKYKESPNCRSEAEYAYKLRKSVVPLRLEPRYVPDGWLGIIVGTRLYFDFTSPRDYDHVMTNLLRELGLRGRLCDTVDSGRGTVRQDTSNKKSVDLDKQWTTEQLRTWLDSCHFTAANESLYALDSDLLSELRLLQSTSPDAFFSILRSDLLLRGIDILKFSNALRKLKDNFKTTSHFS, translated from the exons ATGGATGAAATCGCTGACGAGTTGTCCCCTGATAATGAATTGCACCAGAGAATCAATCAGGAAATGTTGGCTATCCAATGCTCAGACATATTATTCGACGCTGTTGAAAACCACATTGAATGCATATGGAAGAcgattgaaaaattaaagaggGAAAAAAAGAGACCTACGGTTATCGTTGATACGCTAGTAGATGATAACATAAAGAACCTTACAGAAAATGTACTTTGTTTGCTGttcaaacataaagaaaaactaGTAACCTTGGCTGGACCTTCATCACAAAACGTCCGGAATTTCCTGTCCATTGTGTGGGTGGGGACTGACTCATCTGCTCGGCTCTGTCACCAGTTTGTCTGCTCGTCAATCTTTGTTCAGAATACATCCCAGCTTCTAGACTTTCTGAATAATACCACCACGAGTGATGTCGTACAGTTTGTGATTAAGTTCATTCTGGGCTGTTGGCATAACTGTCTTAGGCACGTGACCTCAGCTGCTGTAATTCACTTCAAAGAATTCAAACTAGCAAACATTATCCAAAATACAATTGAAAAGTTCAATGATCAACAAATGATTCTAGCCAAAGGCATCATTGTACTGTCGTATTTGCTCACAGACGATCAAAAGAATGACAAAATTCTGGAGAACAAGGTTGTTGGGTTCATAGTTCAAATTTTGAAGCAGGCCTCGATATCGGAGGACGGTTTGTCTCGTAGACATGGAATGAGTGTCCTTGAGGTTCTCCGTGGAATCCACAACCTGTCCATCAACGACAACAATAAGGAGCAAATAGTCACATCCGGGGCTCTGCCGATCTTAGtggaaataatgaaaaagaggCGAGAGACGGGAGAAGTATTAGAAACACTCATGATTATCTGGAGACTTTCTTTCCTGAATCAAATATTTTCCAAAATCATATCCGAGCCTGACTTAATAAATG CTATAGAAAGCCTCAAATTCGACACTGATGAAAGAATCCGACACTCGGCTACTGGTGCATTATGGGAAATAAAACAGCGCAATTCTAAGATGCCAATTCCTTTTG GAGACTGCCGACCCCATGTGATGATAAGTTACCAATGGGATTCCCAGTCAACGATGCTAAAGGTCAAGGAATCCTTAAAAGAGGCGGGCTTTAAAGTATGGATGGACGTCGAAAACATAA GTGGTTCCACGTTAGAAGCTATGTCCTTGGCCATTGAGAATGCGGCAGTGGTGCTGATTGGTATGTCCAAGAAATACAAGGAAAGTCCAAACTGTAGATCAG AGGCAGAGTACGCCTACAAGTTGAGGAAGAGCGTAGTGCCCCTACGTCTGGAGCCTCGCTACGTGCCGGACGGTTGGCTGGGGATCATTGTCGGCACCCGCCTCTACTTCGACTTCACCTCGCCACGTGATTACGACCACGTGATGACAAACCTTCTCCGGGAGCTTGGCTTACGGGGCAGACTGTGTGACACAGTCGATAGCGGCAGAG GTACAGTAAGACAAGATACTTCTAACAAAAAAAGCGTCGACTTGGATAAGCAGTGGACGACAGAGCAGTTAAGAACTTGGTTGGACAGTTGTCACTTCACCGCAGCCAATGAAAG TTTGTATGCACTGGACTCAGATCTTTTATCTGAACTACGCCTTCTGCAGTCAACCTCGCCGGATGCATTCTTCTCTATACTCAGATCTGACCTTCTTTTGAGAGGAATTGACATACTCAAGTTTTCAAATGCACTGCGAAAACTTAAAGATAATTTCAAAACTACCagtcatttttcataa
- the LOC128172753 gene encoding uncharacterized protein LOC128172753: MSSLEYFDIPVLDFEEALRNPGPGGESVVSALQGAGFMGLVNIPGFNVDKLRQCCQWFFSQSWEVKSSLMKKSFNSKSRNVYRGYFPVLENSPSRKEGFEIGADIPADDPDMISGNWFYEKSIWPPENGDFKFKATMLEAYDQLHQIAMDILKLASIGLGFKENCFEYLFRDKPCSTFRLLHYPPWEGSPPDNAVLDEGKAVTTPVHTDSCFLTLLATFQYHGLEVLTPEGTWLPVQPIADGLVMNVGDVLSRMVGGRFVATQHRVLDIGVDRFSVPFFLEPRFDADISVNVLNESKDEHSGTIVKYGPWVLKRMEEKGFFEFKNLPKF, encoded by the coding sequence ATGTCATCGCtagaatattttgatataccAGTACTTGATTTTGAGGAGGCCCTCAGGAACCCAGGCCCCGGAGGAGAGAGTGTTGTGAGCGCTCTGCAGGGGGCGGGGTTCATGGGCCTTGTCAATATCCCCGGATTTAATGTGGACAAACTCAGACAATGTTGTCAGTGGTTTTTCAGTCAGTCCTGGGAAGTTAAATCTTCTCTCATGAAGAAATCTTTTAACAGTAAAAGCCGGAATGTGTATCGAGGATATTTTCCAGTCCTGGAGAATTCACCGAGTAGAAAAGAAGGCTTCGAGATTGGCGCCGATATCCCAGCAGATGATCCCGACATGATCAGTGGAAACTGGTTTTATGAAAAGTCCATCTGGCCCCCAGAAAATGGAGACTTCAAGTTCAAGGCCACCATGTTGGAGGCTTATGACCAACTGCATCAGATAGCCATGGACATTTTGAAGCTAGCTTCTATAGGATTGGGGTTcaaagaaaattgttttgagTATCTGTTTAGGGACAAGCCTTGCTCGACATTCAGACTGCTACATTATCCTCCCTGGGAAGGAAGTCCGCCAGACAACGCTGTCCTAGACGAAGGTAAGGCGGTCACAACCCCGGTACACACCGATTCCTGCTTTCTGACTCTCCTAGCAACCTTTCAATATCACGGACTGGAAGTTCTGACGCCAGAGGGCACGTGGCTGCCTGTTCAACCAATCGCTGACGGTCTCGTTATGAATGTTGGTGACGTTCTAAGCCGAATGGTTGGAGGTCGGTTTGTTGCCACTCAACACAGAGTCCTTGACATTGGAGTGGACAGGTTTTCTGTGCCGTTTTTCTTGGAACCTCGCTTTGATGCCGATATAAGTGTGAATGTATTGAATGAATCCAAGGATGAACATTCTGGAACAATTGTTAAATATGGTCCTTGGGTTTTAAAACGAATGGAAGAAAAGGGATTTTTCGAATTTAAAAACCTTCCCaagttttaa